aagaagtcagagatatggtgaaattcctagatgggttcttccagagtctgctcgacataacaggccataagctggaaatcgagcgagctcgaAAATCCACGGAGGGAGACGGTCTCCCATcagttctggccaaatttctgagatcatacgATAAAGATCTCAGATAAAGagcaaaggaaggctttctttgaaggaccacaacattttcttgttcccagactttgcgaatttgacgagagaaacgtgatcgattcaaggaatgcaagaaactcttacgtCAACGGAAGATctcttttgctctgatgtttccagACAatctgagaatagatactaaagaTGGATGTAGAGagtttacatgcccacagcaagcactgACCTTCAtcaagtcaatggagtgagtaagccatttagtgattttcatgttgctgctTAGTAAACCTGTCTCACTGAACATAATCTcaactgtccgaggaaactgggcacctttttaattttgtgctgtttccgcctggtggctggagtttgttttgtgtagaattatttatttgggacaattgtggatgaatctgctcgttcTTGGTTTTTTATGCCTTATGTTGGCTAAAGTTCGATTGTGGAATCAttgcaagacattggagtgattagggcatGTGTTGCACTCGTGTAAGGTCAGAATGGACCGGCTCAGTGAACATTTGAGGATCTGAAGGCCCCCCTCCCCCCGGTTCTGCTAgtgactggagtttgttttgtggaggaacacgcCTTTGGGGCAATCTACAAATTTTTTcacttattggctggagtttgttttcgaGAATATTTTCTGTTTGTAATTCTGTCCCACAAAATgtttatagaaacaccggacttgagcaatccgacggcaaagttgtcacggagACCCTCGTAAGTGTAGATGGACTGTTAGTTTAGAGGGATGAATGCCGGTTTGCGGCACgtaatgcgcacatttttcttttttctgtttgtttggttctgggggaggTCCGAGGTTTGATTGTTGCTCTAATGTTTGAATGTGGTTGCTATAATAaattttttgacacacaataaaaattttcttatatgtaaaaatgttaatatgagtggattgtctctctccaagtggaatgtgaatgggtttgtgcaccccataaaaagaaggaaggttatttcttttttaaatggaagaaatatgatagtgtttcttgaggaaatgcatctttcctcgcaggaagctgaaaattttggGAAGATGGCCATGttttcttcagtgctggctcaagtaagagcaggggagtcattactttgataactttttttattattattattttgatctaaatttcaaatgtctcaaacacggtaaagataaattaggaagagtcattattgttttagcagaaaaaaaaggggcaaagtcttattttgactAATATTTATGCTCCTAATGTTGATGATCTGGGCTTTTCTATAGATCtcgaagggatgttgcaagctgctggcacccctaatgatataatattgggaggagactttaatcttttgattgatcatagtgaagcaaatgtgtgcaagccccctagagaaacattgacgcttcacaggatgtgtaaaaatcttggtcgtGCAGATATTTGGAGAATATTGAACCCATCTGGGAGGACTATACATTCTTTCATCAGTCAATAAGGcttattctagaatagatgttGTTTTGaaagtataactttttttttgtttcatttattaattttttttgttactgTTGTAATTGTTGGTGATCACTgtagtgcatgtttgtgttggGTGGGGGAATGTTCGAGGAGACGGTTTAATGTGTATATAATTGATTccgtattttatgttatgtttgtatGATTTATGtgtggaatcaataaaaactgttaatggCAAAAAAGcgatgagcagtgagatggcaagtagacAGCagatcagtcaagagcagagagccaatcagaacagtgtgcGTTGActatcaagtcttaaaggagaagcagcaccaaaacagagcatatctgacagagggtcagaatgagtgtgaaaaatgatcatgttttacaaatatatgatatatatttttttttaacttgtattaTAAGTGAACTTTAAGAAACATTAAAATGATCCTTTTAACAATGTTTGATTTTTCTTGTATTTCTGCAGCTTTGGGAGAGGGTAAGGATGGTTTTGTGCGTTGTCCAATGGAGGCATTAAACTGGTCACAAAGGAAGTATCTTATATTGGAAGAGATCCTTACTTACAGGCCAGATGTGCTGTGCCTGCAGGAGGTGGACCACTACTTTGATACCTTCCAGCCTGTGTTGGCCAGCTTGGGCTACCAGAGCAGCTTCTGCCCCAAGCCTTGCTCCCCCTGTCTGGACGTTCACAACAACAATGGCCCCGATGGCTGCGCTCTGTTCTTCAGCCGCCGTCGCTTCCAGCTGCTCCATACTACCCACCTCAGACTCTCTGCCATGATGCTCAAGACCAACCAAGTGGCCATCGTGGCAACTCTTCGCTGCAGGCACACAGGCCAAGTCTTTTGTATGGTAGTGACACACCTGAAGGCCCGAAGTGGCTGGGAGGCATTTCGAAGTGCACAGGGAGCTCATCTCCTAAAACAACTAAATGACATTACCACTCGGTCTTACCCGGAGATGGGACAGGAGGAGGATAATCGGACTAGGGTTGGGGAAAGCGAAGAATGTATTCCATTGGTGGTATGTGGGGACTTTAATGCAGAGCCAAGTGAAGAAGTCTATAGGCGCTTTATGACGTCTCCTCTGGGACTGGACAGTGCTTACAAGTGTCTCGGTGAGGACGGGACCACAGAGCCGCCTTACACCAGCTGGAAGATCCGGCCCAGTGGAGAGAGCTGCTCAACGTTGGACTACATTTGGTACTCAGAAAGAGCGTTCCATGTGGATACTGTGCTGAGGATACCCAGTGAAGAGCAGATTGGGCCAGACCGGCTTCCTTCTTACCATTACCCCTCCGACCATCTTTCCCTGGTGTGTGACCTCAGCTTCAATCAGCAGCGTCATAGGCTCATGTAGCTGTTAATCATAAGCGCTCTCCAACAGGGTCCCAGAGCAGCTTAGGACTTTCCTAGAATGTGTGGGTGTATGTCTGAATGTGAGAAtgcatttaatttgtattattgctCTGAATGTTACTTATATAATTCACATAAATCTTATTTTTACCTGCTGAAATGGGTCTTATTACACCTTTGATGACTGATGCCTATTATTTTCATTGATGGAGATtaattatgctttttttattttgtattattataatacagaGCTTGTGCAATATTCTGTAATTTATTAAGTGCTTAATATGACCTCTCAGGAAGACGCACATTCTTGATTAAATAGATCCAAAACTTGAAAGATATTTATATtgactgtactttttttttttttttttataacaccgTAATCATCAATATGTTTGCCAGCGAcaaataattcaaaaatgtcaccatATTTTCAAAGGGTGTGGTCTCTTTCTTCAATGTAAAGTAAaagggtgattctcatgaaacctgtcaagaaaatgttcaGGTCCTATTTTACTCAAATCAACTTAAACGaattagaaattatatttttccatatTAAAAATTAAGTGTTAATCATTCTAAATGTAGGcttcaatttctttaaaaaaaataaataaataaagtttttgtgagaatcacccaaaaGTAGGCTTGTATGGAACTAGTTTGAGAAAGTCTCACTCCGTTTAGTCTCTATTTAGGGGTCCAAGAGCAACAGATTGATATAAAAACAGATACCTTCAGAATGTTACCACATCCTCCTTGGGGAGTGTTCTATCAGTACTATTTGTTATAGACATATATTTGTGTCTGTTTACTATAAGTTCATTCTTAAGAATTTATTCATACTTAATGGAGCACAATTTCACCAACAGTTTGCATAAAGAAGTCTAAAGAGTCTAAAAGAATTTTAATTCTGAGATCCATAATAAAACAAGCTCTCTCCGTATTTTAAGAAACTGGTACATCATAAATTGTTGTAATTCCCTGTAAACGTTTGCACTCCGGTGTGGTCAAGCCACAGAATTACAAAATTGTCCCTTGCCATAAGCCTTCTAAGCACACTTCCATACAATTCACAGCTGTTGCCAAATTAATCTAAAATGGTGTTAAATCTTAAATGCAAATTTCCTCTAAATATAGGTCAATCATTAAAGTGACCACTTCGAACAATGAGTTAAAACTAAAAAGATTTAAGACAGAATTTGTATACAACTCAAAAAGATTTCTTTATCTGAGACATTCTTCATTAAAGAATAAATTAATTGATGAATACTTTTATGATGTGGATGCAAATATCCTGATCCTACAAAAATCCAATCTATTCTGGTCTCAATCCCTCTGAGCCAATTAGATGGCAGAACTACGGAGCAAGGCTTTGTTCAAAGTTAGTGTACTTTCTAATATAGCACTCCTTGTATATATGTGTAACAAATAAGGTCCCATACTATAAAATCCAACATTGGCCTGTATTACCTTGGGTCAGTTTGTGTTGAGATGTACTAACAGATTTTTTTTGGTTACAATTAGTTTCAAACTCTTAAATAACATATCAGACTGGTTACTTTATTACCAAAGGTCAAACTAAAAGTCTTTATGGACACGCACTGTTAACAAGTCCAAATCTGATCATctagaatta
This region of Xyrauchen texanus isolate HMW12.3.18 chromosome 23, RBS_HiC_50CHRs, whole genome shotgun sequence genomic DNA includes:
- the LOC127663331 gene encoding nocturnin-like isoform X2; translated protein: MYPARLCSSLFHRDLTALCLSSLGTHPKKSGMLKESSLPSSQHCRSNGVHHPPPPSSNSSPVLLGSSQVCQMGSCSSSSRLFSTLAQTLSSAPLADPHVDPDEYEYESADPDALLRECEEVLRNRPPRLHRDFVRTRDSSLQNSPIRIMQWNILAQALGEGKDGFVRCPMEALNWSQRKYLILEEILTYRPDVLCLQEVDHYFDTFQPVLASLGYQSSFCPKPCSPCLDVHNNNGPDGCALFFSRRRFQLLHTTHLRLSAMMLKTNQVAIVATLRCRHTGQVFCMVVTHLKARSGWEAFRSAQGAHLLKQLNDITTRSYPEMGQEEDNRTRVGESEECIPLVVCGDFNAEPSEEVYRRFMTSPLGLDSAYKCLGEDGTTEPPYTSWKIRPSGESCSTLDYIWYSERAFHVDTVLRIPSEEQIGPDRLPSYHYPSDHLSLVCDLSFNQQRHRLM
- the LOC127663331 gene encoding nocturnin-like isoform X1, translated to MYPARLCSSLFHRDLTALCLSSLGTHPKKSGMLKESSLPSSQHCRSNGVHHPPPPSSNSSPVLLGSSQAVCQMGSCSSSSRLFSTLAQTLSSAPLADPHVDPDEYEYESADPDALLRECEEVLRNRPPRLHRDFVRTRDSSLQNSPIRIMQWNILAQALGEGKDGFVRCPMEALNWSQRKYLILEEILTYRPDVLCLQEVDHYFDTFQPVLASLGYQSSFCPKPCSPCLDVHNNNGPDGCALFFSRRRFQLLHTTHLRLSAMMLKTNQVAIVATLRCRHTGQVFCMVVTHLKARSGWEAFRSAQGAHLLKQLNDITTRSYPEMGQEEDNRTRVGESEECIPLVVCGDFNAEPSEEVYRRFMTSPLGLDSAYKCLGEDGTTEPPYTSWKIRPSGESCSTLDYIWYSERAFHVDTVLRIPSEEQIGPDRLPSYHYPSDHLSLVCDLSFNQQRHRLM
- the LOC127663331 gene encoding nocturnin-like isoform X3 yields the protein MGSCSSSSRLFSTLAQTLSSAPLADPHVDPDEYEYESADPDALLRECEEVLRNRPPRLHRDFVRTRDSSLQNSPIRIMQWNILAQALGEGKDGFVRCPMEALNWSQRKYLILEEILTYRPDVLCLQEVDHYFDTFQPVLASLGYQSSFCPKPCSPCLDVHNNNGPDGCALFFSRRRFQLLHTTHLRLSAMMLKTNQVAIVATLRCRHTGQVFCMVVTHLKARSGWEAFRSAQGAHLLKQLNDITTRSYPEMGQEEDNRTRVGESEECIPLVVCGDFNAEPSEEVYRRFMTSPLGLDSAYKCLGEDGTTEPPYTSWKIRPSGESCSTLDYIWYSERAFHVDTVLRIPSEEQIGPDRLPSYHYPSDHLSLVCDLSFNQQRHRLM